From the genome of Gorilla gorilla gorilla isolate KB3781 chromosome 4, NHGRI_mGorGor1-v2.1_pri, whole genome shotgun sequence, one region includes:
- the LOC109026938 gene encoding uncharacterized protein, producing the protein MAAASVPPESSIIHPASSAIKRTDGGRLELEIRKGIFAQFWSACLLFPRCSQPRQPRSWGPPVNAFALWPATRRPAHTGRRVTPARACSHTSGTGAGRKRKGGETSFQREWSENRREKGQGKIRSPAPEPAGGEASSSPAPEERGPSHCSQANVSPASCTLPGKTRIHSLCREGSAGRTPSQPPLSGYKTPNKRNL; encoded by the coding sequence ATGGCGGCCGCGTCTGTCCCTCCAGAGAGCTCGATTATCCATCCGGCCAGCAGCGCCATTAAGCGCACTGACGGTGGGAGGCTCGAGTTAGAAATTAGGAAAGGAATCTTCGCCCAGTTTTGGAGCGCCTGCCTCCTCTTCCCTCGTTGCTCGCAGCCAAGGCAGCCGCGAAGCTGGGGGCCTCCGGTGAATGCTTTCGCCCTCTGGCCGGCGACCAGGAGACCTGCGCACACTGGCCGCCGAGTGACCCCAGCTCGAGCCTGCAGCCACACCAGCGGGACGGGGgcggggaggaagaggaagggcggAGAGACTTCCTTCCAGAGGGAGTGGTCCGAGAACCGGCGGGAGAAGGGCCAAGGGAAGATCCGGTCACCTGCTCCGGAGCCTGCAGGCGGAGAGGCGAGTAGTTCACCGGCCCCGGAGGAAAGGGGACCCTCCCACTGTTCCCAGGCAAATGTGTCGCCGGCATCCTGCACTCTGCCGGGGAAGACGCGCATCCACTCGCTCTGCAGGGAGGGGAGCGCGGGAAGGACTCCCAGTCAGCCGCCCCTCTCTGGCTACAAGACCCCGAACAAGAGAAACCTGTAA